One Thermoleophilaceae bacterium DNA window includes the following coding sequences:
- the egtD gene encoding L-histidine N(alpha)-methyltransferase, which translates to MSPLSGITIDRYLDGSALESMAVDVRAGLTRSGLKSLPPKYFYDDRGSELFDQITSLPEYYPTRCERVILNRRAPEIVEITGARELLELGSGMASKTRALLFAMAGAGTLERYVPMDVSELVVDRCAEELVEMYPGLRVHGVVGDFEQHLQHVPDGEARLVAFLGGTIGNLYPDERAPFLRDLRELMGDDGWLVLGTDLAKERATLEAAYNDSAGVTAEFNRNVLHAINRELDADFDVDAFEHVAFWNELDSWIEMRLRAHGEQRVRIEGADLDLELADGEEIRTEISTKFTRERLEEELAGAGMELGAFFTDDDGMFGLSLARAA; encoded by the coding sequence ATGAGCCCGCTCTCCGGCATCACGATCGACCGCTACCTCGACGGTTCGGCCCTCGAGTCCATGGCCGTCGACGTGCGCGCGGGCCTCACGCGCAGCGGCCTGAAGTCGCTGCCGCCGAAGTACTTCTACGACGACCGCGGCTCCGAGCTGTTCGACCAGATCACGTCGCTGCCCGAGTACTACCCCACGCGCTGCGAACGCGTGATCCTCAACCGCCGCGCCCCGGAGATCGTGGAGATCACGGGTGCTCGCGAGCTGCTCGAGCTGGGCTCGGGGATGGCGTCGAAGACGCGCGCGCTCCTGTTCGCGATGGCCGGCGCGGGCACGCTCGAGCGCTACGTGCCGATGGACGTGTCCGAGCTCGTGGTGGACCGCTGCGCCGAGGAGCTCGTGGAGATGTACCCGGGCCTTCGGGTGCATGGCGTGGTGGGCGACTTCGAGCAGCACCTCCAGCACGTGCCCGATGGCGAGGCGCGGCTCGTGGCCTTCCTCGGGGGGACGATCGGGAATCTCTATCCGGACGAGCGAGCGCCCTTCCTCCGCGACCTGCGCGAGCTGATGGGGGACGACGGCTGGCTGGTGCTCGGCACGGACCTCGCGAAGGAGCGCGCCACACTCGAGGCGGCGTACAACGACTCCGCCGGCGTCACCGCCGAGTTCAACCGCAACGTGCTCCACGCGATCAACCGCGAGCTCGACGCGGACTTCGACGTGGATGCGTTCGAGCATGTGGCGTTCTGGAACGAACTCGACTCGTGGATCGAGATGCGGCTGCGAGCACACGGTGAGCAGCGGGTGCGGATCGAGGGCGCGGATCTCGACCTCGAGCTGGCCGACGGCGAGGAGATCCGCACCGAGATCTCGACCAAGTTCACGCGCGAGCGGCTCGAGGAGGAGCTCGCCGGTGCCGGGATGGAGCTCGGGGCGTTCTTCACCGATGACGACGGGATGTTCGGCCTGAGCCTGGCCAGGGCCGCGTAG
- a CDS encoding SDR family NAD(P)-dependent oxidoreductase, with product MKLRGAPALVAGGASGLGAATARVLAERGARVAIVDLDGDKAAALADELGALSFRADVTSEADVEAAVSATVEAFGGLRFAASCAGIGWAERTVTRNGPAQLQPFETVIRVNLIGTFNVLRHCAAAMAAGEPDEDGERGAVVMTASVAAFDGQIGQAAYSASKGGVVGLTLPAARDLARLGVRVCTIAPGIFDTPLLAALPEENRKALGESVPFPSRLGRPEEYAQLACHIAENSMLNGETIRLDGALRMPPR from the coding sequence ATGAAGCTTCGAGGAGCACCGGCCCTGGTGGCCGGCGGCGCGTCCGGACTCGGTGCCGCCACCGCGCGCGTGCTCGCCGAGCGCGGGGCACGCGTGGCGATCGTGGACCTGGATGGGGACAAGGCCGCGGCCCTCGCGGACGAGCTCGGCGCGCTCTCGTTCAGGGCCGACGTGACGAGTGAGGCCGACGTGGAGGCCGCGGTGTCCGCGACGGTGGAGGCTTTCGGCGGCTTGCGTTTCGCCGCCTCGTGCGCGGGCATTGGTTGGGCAGAGCGCACGGTCACCCGCAACGGGCCGGCGCAGCTTCAACCCTTCGAGACCGTGATCCGCGTGAACCTGATCGGAACCTTCAACGTCCTGAGGCACTGCGCCGCGGCCATGGCCGCCGGCGAGCCGGACGAGGATGGTGAGCGCGGCGCGGTGGTGATGACCGCCTCGGTGGCGGCGTTCGACGGACAGATCGGCCAGGCCGCCTACTCGGCCTCGAAGGGCGGCGTGGTGGGCCTCACTCTGCCGGCGGCACGCGACCTCGCGCGGCTGGGCGTCCGCGTCTGCACGATCGCGCCGGGCATCTTCGACACGCCGTTGCTCGCCGCCCTTCCGGAGGAGAACCGCAAAGCGCTCGGCGAGTCCGTGCCGTTCCCATCGCGCCTTGGGCGGCCGGAGGAGTACGCGCAGCTCGCCTGCCACATCGCGGAGAACAGCATGCTCAACGGCGAGACGATCCGCCTCGACGGCGCGCTGCGCATGCCGCCGCGATGA